Proteins encoded within one genomic window of Rossellomorea vietnamensis:
- a CDS encoding Sau3AI family type II restriction endonuclease, with product MSSVYNSKEKVHKRALEAIGKTLGEIDVKRTLNINNKSYPGNVIEQIWFDHPADNNADPDFPEAGVELKVTPIDIQTKKINKKKITKIIAGERLVLNKINYQNEFGKSFEQSSFWHKNKLIELIQYYRRDVADKKKISSGEMIEDKTKFRVSYANLLTMTELKEFDLPKDTVIKIPEKDLEIIKQDWNKISELINSSKAHQISEGITNYLGACTKSTTSAVFTKQKNTTVPAKPRAYSFKAKFINELINNHIIGKDHTDAIVSIVKDVSELKSKTLEEIILSRFKPYYGMNQNELIQKLGIRIGKSQPQKNINNMIIRGILNLPTTTDEVTSEEIEKADISLKTVALRNGQPKEHFKFMGIPSFINLVNESWEESSVNDFLERKKFLLLVFNDLNKKKKDGKSYEANREKIIFKGATFWNMPISDLDGTVRNIWETEVNKMKNGVELTFSKNDKDEIKVKNNFIKPSLEAILHLRPDAKVAQYKSQYYKNVVDNGIPKKKLMNNARKLPSPAKWINRPENEKENFTDDYMTKQAWWLSKDYIYEQIKGML from the coding sequence TTGAGTAGTGTTTATAATTCCAAAGAGAAAGTACACAAACGAGCATTGGAAGCAATCGGAAAGACCCTGGGAGAAATTGATGTTAAAAGAACTTTGAATATTAATAATAAATCTTATCCAGGTAATGTAATAGAACAAATCTGGTTTGATCACCCAGCGGATAATAATGCAGATCCAGACTTTCCAGAAGCTGGAGTAGAATTAAAGGTCACTCCAATTGATATACAAACAAAAAAAATTAACAAGAAAAAAATCACAAAAATCATTGCTGGGGAAAGACTAGTCTTAAATAAGATTAATTACCAAAATGAATTTGGTAAATCGTTTGAACAAAGTTCATTCTGGCATAAGAATAAGCTAATCGAATTAATTCAATATTATAGACGTGATGTAGCAGATAAGAAAAAGATTTCTAGTGGAGAGATGATAGAGGATAAGACAAAATTTCGAGTTTCATACGCTAACCTTCTTACAATGACAGAGTTAAAAGAATTTGATTTGCCTAAAGACACGGTAATAAAAATCCCTGAAAAAGATTTAGAAATCATCAAGCAAGACTGGAATAAAATATCCGAACTCATAAACTCCAGTAAAGCTCATCAAATATCTGAAGGGATTACAAATTATCTAGGAGCTTGTACAAAATCAACAACAAGTGCTGTTTTTACAAAACAAAAGAATACAACTGTCCCTGCGAAGCCTAGAGCCTATTCATTTAAAGCAAAATTCATTAATGAACTTATTAATAATCATATTATTGGTAAAGACCACACCGATGCAATTGTAAGCATTGTGAAAGATGTTAGTGAACTAAAAAGTAAAACTCTGGAGGAAATAATTTTATCTAGGTTCAAACCTTATTACGGTATGAACCAAAATGAATTAATACAAAAACTTGGAATCAGAATAGGAAAAAGCCAACCACAAAAAAACATTAACAATATGATAATTCGTGGTATTCTAAATTTGCCAACCACTACAGATGAAGTTACATCAGAAGAAATTGAAAAAGCAGATATTAGCTTAAAAACGGTTGCTTTAAGGAATGGTCAACCAAAAGAGCATTTTAAATTTATGGGAATCCCTTCATTTATCAATCTAGTTAACGAATCATGGGAGGAATCCTCAGTAAATGATTTCTTAGAAAGAAAAAAATTTCTACTCCTTGTCTTTAATGATCTCAATAAAAAGAAAAAGGATGGAAAGTCTTACGAAGCTAACCGTGAGAAAATTATTTTCAAAGGCGCTACCTTTTGGAATATGCCAATTTCTGATTTAGATGGGACAGTACGGAATATTTGGGAAACAGAAGTAAACAAAATGAAAAATGGTGTTGAATTAACTTTTTCCAAAAATGATAAGGATGAAATCAAAGTGAAAAATAACTTCATTAAACCCTCTCTCGAAGCTATCTTACATCTTCGTCCAGATGCCAAAGTTGCACAATACAAATCACAATACTATAAAAACGTGGTAGACAACGGTATTCCTAAAAAGAAATTAATGAATAATGCCAGGAAATTACCCAGTCCAGCTAAATGGATAAATCGACCAGAAAATGAAAAAGAAAATTTCACAGATGATTATATGACAAAACAAGCTTGGTGGTTAAGTAAAGATTATATTTATGAACAAATTAAAGGTATGCTGTAA
- a CDS encoding nucleoside triphosphate pyrophosphohydrolase, whose translation MPTYNKLIRDKIPQIIESKGKGFSTRILNDEDYIKYLKVKAYEELDEFCAAETDGEAVEELADLLEVIRSLAKQHESSIEEVEAIRVEKAGKRGGFEKKIFLNGVED comes from the coding sequence ATGCCGACCTACAACAAGTTAATACGGGATAAAATCCCACAGATCATTGAAAGTAAAGGTAAGGGGTTTTCAACAAGGATCCTCAACGATGAAGACTACATAAAGTATTTAAAAGTAAAGGCTTATGAGGAACTAGACGAGTTCTGTGCGGCTGAAACAGATGGAGAAGCAGTGGAAGAGCTTGCTGATTTGTTGGAGGTTATCAGGTCTTTGGCGAAGCAGCATGAATCTTCTATCGAAGAAGTGGAAGCAATTCGGGTAGAGAAGGCTGGGAAGCGTGGGGGATTTGAGAAAAAGATATTTCTGAATGGGGTAGAGGATTGA
- a CDS encoding helix-turn-helix domain-containing protein, whose amino-acid sequence MVKEDNKPFAELLGKLLKRRRVEMDMTQAEFAWITKMSEEGYGRIERGESIPTSLTLSRIHNNTGISIDRIFQEIDRLEKKE is encoded by the coding sequence TTGGTAAAAGAAGATAATAAGCCTTTTGCGGAATTACTGGGTAAGCTACTGAAGAGAAGAAGGGTTGAAATGGATATGACCCAGGCTGAGTTTGCCTGGATCACTAAAATGTCTGAAGAAGGCTACGGAAGGATCGAGAGAGGAGAAAGTATTCCAACCTCACTAACACTAAGTAGAATACATAATAATACAGGAATTAGTATTGACCGGATTTTTCAGGAAATTGATAGATTAGAAAAAAAAGAATAA
- a CDS encoding TIGR04141 family sporadically distributed protein: MKSDKVLVFNSSTEQLVDRWPVYNCLIGEVEHEENYFILTLGQWYLIDKEYLNQINSYIENIEEINIDLIEYDSSTLKTENAYNVAAAENHESLLCMDRINIVIDNARFELCDLLSLEKHLIHVKPWSSSSTLSHLFSQGRISAETLVNFPEEVLPTIRTKIKENQGENDEFENVFVSNAFNPGDYTIVYAIIYEGEKEIHNRIPFFSKLNFVHNVKALKRMQFNVQKAHILKT; encoded by the coding sequence TTGAAGAGTGATAAAGTTTTAGTATTTAATTCGTCTACTGAACAGTTAGTTGATCGGTGGCCGGTATATAACTGCTTAATTGGTGAAGTAGAACATGAGGAAAACTACTTCATATTAACTCTCGGTCAATGGTATTTAATCGATAAAGAGTATTTAAATCAAATTAATTCTTATATAGAAAACATAGAAGAAATAAACATTGATTTGATTGAGTACGATAGTTCTACTCTCAAAACTGAGAATGCCTATAACGTTGCTGCAGCTGAAAATCATGAGAGCCTTTTATGCATGGATAGAATTAATATAGTGATAGACAATGCTAGATTTGAACTTTGTGATCTTTTATCACTAGAAAAGCATTTGATCCATGTGAAACCTTGGAGTAGTTCTTCTACTTTGAGCCATTTATTTTCTCAAGGAAGGATTAGCGCTGAAACTCTAGTAAATTTTCCTGAAGAAGTACTACCTACAATCAGAACAAAGATAAAAGAGAATCAGGGAGAAAATGATGAATTTGAGAACGTATTTGTTTCTAACGCCTTCAACCCAGGGGATTACACAATTGTGTATGCTATCATATATGAAGGTGAGAAAGAAATCCATAATAGGATTCCTTTCTTTTCAAAATTAAATTTTGTACACAATGTTAAAGCACTAAAGAGAATGCAATTTAATGTCCAAAAAGCCCACATTCTCAAAACATAA
- a CDS encoding DUF6119 family protein, with the protein MSDSSKIKYTVYLIKEEYTEFEDVLDDEKYDQVVELREGLDLNGKVFIGHNDSSEPSWYSEVKEGLTDPPSLNNQSTRLVLLIKRSRRIFAFVFGHGKHMLKPESYERGFGFKVVLNNCEVSKLKSIDSSTIDTVTVQSRTQTSKSSNIYEFNIDDTRDLLKSVTAEARDFNRYGKVIAGRDPFHFYYDFSFATLKDLCDRVLEDSRSTRYKEHFEWIDYLSEIKDPLLINSLNAGLVNKINECYRNGVEDESIHLAPPEIINMEDHLVYSFLATGNKEDELSLASYIGNKKPKGDNDTL; encoded by the coding sequence ATGTCAGATTCGTCCAAAATAAAATACACTGTCTACTTAATAAAAGAAGAGTATACCGAATTTGAAGATGTATTAGATGATGAAAAATATGATCAGGTTGTTGAATTAAGAGAAGGGCTTGACTTGAATGGTAAAGTATTCATTGGTCATAATGATTCAAGTGAACCTTCTTGGTACTCGGAAGTGAAGGAAGGGTTGACCGATCCACCGAGCTTAAATAATCAATCTACAAGGTTGGTTTTGCTTATTAAAAGAAGCAGACGAATCTTTGCTTTTGTTTTTGGACATGGAAAGCACATGCTCAAACCAGAATCATATGAAAGGGGATTTGGTTTTAAAGTAGTGCTTAATAACTGTGAAGTAAGTAAATTAAAAAGTATTGATTCGTCTACAATTGACACTGTTACTGTTCAATCCAGAACACAAACGAGCAAATCGTCAAATATTTATGAGTTTAACATTGATGATACTAGGGATTTATTGAAGTCTGTAACAGCTGAAGCCAGAGATTTCAATAGATATGGAAAGGTAATTGCCGGTAGAGATCCATTTCACTTTTATTATGATTTCTCATTTGCTACCCTGAAAGATTTGTGTGACAGGGTGTTGGAAGATAGTCGATCCACCAGGTATAAAGAACATTTTGAATGGATTGATTATCTATCTGAAATAAAGGACCCTTTACTAATTAACTCGTTAAATGCTGGTTTAGTTAACAAGATTAATGAATGCTATCGTAATGGTGTTGAGGATGAATCAATTCACCTTGCGCCTCCGGAAATAATAAATATGGAGGACCATTTAGTGTATTCATTCTTAGCAACTGGCAATAAAGAAGATGAGCTAAGTTTAGCTTCGTATATTGGAAATAAAAAGCCAAAAGGAGATAATGATACTCTTTAA
- a CDS encoding T6SS immunity protein Tdi1 domain-containing protein yields MEKTLNDFKITSNVPSVVIEKYKNLVPKEIIDMWQEYGFGTFMQGYLKSVNPEEYVDILKECSQRYTDSVVLFATGMGDLVLWADGYVRLLNFRYGVIKTVMPNFLHFFSSLESEKFRDEYLKWKPYPEAVENFGELSYEDCFGYTPLLGLGGEEKVENLKKVKLKEHILIITEFMGPVQ; encoded by the coding sequence ATGGAAAAAACACTAAATGACTTTAAGATAACAAGTAATGTTCCAAGCGTAGTAATAGAAAAATATAAAAATCTTGTTCCAAAAGAAATAATAGATATGTGGCAGGAATATGGATTTGGAACTTTTATGCAAGGGTACTTGAAAAGTGTTAATCCAGAAGAGTACGTTGATATTCTAAAAGAGTGTAGCCAAAGATATACGGATTCTGTCGTGCTATTTGCTACTGGAATGGGAGATTTAGTTTTATGGGCGGATGGTTATGTAAGATTGCTTAATTTTAGATATGGAGTAATTAAAACAGTTATGCCGAATTTTTTGCATTTCTTCAGTAGCTTAGAATCAGAAAAGTTTCGAGATGAGTATTTGAAGTGGAAACCATATCCCGAAGCTGTTGAAAACTTTGGAGAACTATCTTATGAAGATTGCTTCGGTTATACACCTCTTCTAGGTCTAGGTGGAGAAGAAAAAGTCGAGAACTTAAAAAAAGTCAAACTTAAAGAACATATTCTTATTATTACTGAATTTATGGGGCCAGTTCAATAA
- a CDS encoding T7SS effector LXG polymorphic toxin has product MKILDVDGFHNGMNEIEETLSSQKDQVQQMERAVQDVVNLDDAFKGEGGNAIRDFYRSQHLPMLEQYRLFLSDYQSVIRQMKEALGHLEPSPDGFMRQSFLDNEVEEGLHRARQITVELTGEANATIRSVSDIVSVPRIQDWSFLQQVTHAQEEKELSLRKLHEFDHTQTASLSSLEEQVHTMTQQIARLQTVFQKGKLGIIEKKAHQEDSSFLFKLSEFTSVMVKNKVSEFLGTVEGALFAIVDIVSDLVDTLIALFTDPIGFFKGIIHTVLHPIDTAKYIWKDLKQSFEEEVVNGDVRSRARYFSYAGTYIAASIFGAKGVDKVGKMGKAGKMSSKTDVPYNVMTTASIKSFIHNGVKSTFGKVEDTAHQLLSSRTGKRALGLNSFSGLLQELFRKTKHVLNPGKVKSVMEKTYQKVVAGPVSRVAQSETFSRMGKVLLNEDGHVVVSGKNLKHAPRVIEIEVNFKYNAKYDSEEFVRQLKDQEKGMNELTIDEYLKNRDRYIAEGRAIEGNVAQQTAREEAFSDKVGELMDNGKSFDEAESEAKEWLNTQAALHNPDQIAGGKPDQIGGMGHKGVNSSIGSQWRYRIDVIDEKIREMAKNMTPEQLENTYLNVKLTH; this is encoded by the coding sequence ATGAAAATACTGGATGTTGACGGCTTTCACAATGGAATGAACGAAATAGAAGAAACCCTGTCCTCTCAGAAAGATCAGGTACAACAGATGGAAAGAGCCGTTCAGGACGTGGTCAATCTGGATGATGCGTTTAAGGGGGAGGGCGGGAATGCAATCCGGGATTTCTACCGGAGTCAGCACCTTCCCATGTTGGAACAGTACCGGTTGTTTTTATCCGACTATCAATCCGTCATTCGGCAGATGAAGGAGGCTCTAGGTCACTTAGAGCCATCGCCTGACGGGTTCATGAGGCAGAGCTTTCTGGACAATGAAGTAGAAGAAGGGCTTCACCGGGCACGGCAGATAACGGTGGAACTGACGGGGGAAGCCAATGCTACCATCAGAAGTGTATCAGACATCGTATCGGTGCCAAGAATCCAGGACTGGTCGTTTTTACAGCAGGTGACCCATGCCCAGGAGGAAAAAGAACTCAGCCTCCGAAAGCTGCATGAGTTCGACCATACTCAAACGGCCTCTCTATCTTCCCTTGAAGAACAGGTCCACACGATGACGCAGCAAATCGCTCGGCTCCAAACTGTTTTTCAAAAAGGAAAGCTTGGTATAATAGAGAAGAAGGCTCATCAGGAAGACTCATCGTTTCTATTCAAACTATCCGAGTTTACATCGGTCATGGTCAAAAATAAAGTATCCGAATTTCTTGGGACCGTGGAAGGAGCCCTGTTTGCGATTGTGGATATCGTCAGCGATCTCGTTGACACGCTCATCGCCCTGTTCACCGATCCCATCGGATTCTTCAAAGGCATCATTCATACCGTCCTTCACCCCATCGACACGGCGAAGTACATATGGAAGGACCTGAAACAATCCTTTGAAGAAGAAGTCGTCAACGGAGATGTGCGAAGCCGGGCGAGATACTTTTCCTACGCGGGAACATACATCGCCGCATCCATTTTCGGAGCGAAAGGCGTAGACAAAGTCGGCAAGATGGGCAAAGCCGGCAAAATGAGCTCCAAAACGGACGTACCCTACAACGTTATGACGACGGCCAGTATCAAATCCTTCATCCACAACGGAGTCAAAAGCACCTTTGGAAAAGTGGAAGACACCGCACATCAGCTGCTTTCTTCCCGAACCGGAAAAAGGGCACTGGGATTGAACTCTTTTTCTGGACTTCTTCAAGAGCTGTTCCGGAAGACCAAACATGTCCTGAATCCAGGGAAAGTGAAATCGGTGATGGAGAAGACCTATCAAAAGGTAGTGGCCGGTCCGGTTTCGAGGGTGGCTCAGTCGGAGACTTTCTCGAGGATGGGGAAGGTGTTGTTGAATGAGGATGGGCATGTGGTGGTTTCTGGGAAGAACTTAAAACATGCACCTAGAGTTATAGAAATAGAAGTTAATTTTAAGTACAATGCAAAATATGATTCAGAAGAGTTTGTGAGACAATTAAAGGATCAGGAAAAAGGTATGAATGAATTAACGATTGACGAATATCTGAAAAATAGAGATAGGTACATTGCTGAGGGACGAGCGATAGAAGGCAATGTTGCTCAACAAACGGCTCGAGAGGAAGCATTTTCTGATAAGGTTGGAGAACTAATGGATAACGGGAAATCATTTGATGAAGCAGAAAGTGAAGCTAAAGAATGGCTGAATACTCAAGCGGCGCTTCATAATCCAGATCAAATTGCAGGTGGAAAACCGGATCAAATTGGTGGCATGGGGCATAAGGGAGTTAACTCTTCAATTGGATCTCAATGGAGATATAGAATTGATGTTATCGATGAAAAAATACGGGAAATGGCAAAAAATATGACACCAGAGCAATTGGAAAACACCTATTTAAATGTAAAATTAACACATTAA
- a CDS encoding YwqI/YxiC family protein: MHTEIQIQYSETERALSKLRQTIDAWNTTYPKQIGGANELEVINKLNELNEQCQKMLESYQELLMENQAATQLSVEGMEETDRTLSSTMTLSR, from the coding sequence ATGCACACTGAAATCCAGATTCAGTACTCAGAGACGGAGAGGGCGCTTTCCAAGCTTCGTCAGACGATTGACGCTTGGAATACGACGTATCCAAAGCAGATTGGCGGGGCGAATGAACTGGAGGTCATCAACAAGCTGAATGAACTCAATGAACAATGCCAAAAGATGCTGGAGAGCTATCAAGAGCTTCTGATGGAAAACCAGGCGGCCACGCAACTTTCTGTAGAAGGCATGGAAGAAACCGATCGCACTCTTTCTTCTACCATGACCTTGAGCCGGTAA